The proteins below come from a single Pedobacter aquae genomic window:
- a CDS encoding ISAon1 family transposase produces MDSSPISCKTLGRFFGVEGKRLQEQYVSHLSDFMSWDQAEHAQDWLLFPDNLGEYLSIDETSLSQGELYTIVTNKAAKGKKGALVAIVKGTESETVIKVLCRIKEWARKKVKEVTLDLAPTMAKIVRRSFPKAKLVSDRFHVQQLASEAVQEIRIKHRWDAIEQENKEMDLAKEIKKPWIPELLENGDTLKQLLARSRYLLFKKRGELDIVPKS; encoded by the coding sequence TTGGATTCAAGCCCAATAAGCTGTAAAACACTTGGAAGATTCTTTGGAGTTGAGGGTAAACGACTGCAAGAACAGTATGTAAGCCATTTGAGTGACTTTATGAGTTGGGATCAAGCTGAACATGCTCAGGACTGGTTGCTTTTTCCAGACAACCTTGGTGAATATCTATCTATTGATGAGACCAGCCTTTCACAAGGGGAACTATATACCATTGTTACCAATAAAGCAGCAAAAGGCAAAAAAGGTGCTTTGGTTGCTATTGTAAAAGGCACAGAAAGTGAAACGGTTATAAAAGTTCTGTGCCGTATAAAAGAATGGGCGAGAAAAAAGGTAAAAGAGGTCACTCTTGATCTAGCTCCCACCATGGCTAAGATCGTACGAAGGAGCTTTCCAAAAGCAAAGCTTGTCTCCGATAGATTCCATGTGCAACAGCTAGCCAGCGAAGCTGTTCAGGAAATCAGGATAAAACATAGATGGGATGCTATTGAACAGGAAAACAAGGAAATGGATCTTGCTAAAGAAATAAAGAAGCCTTGGATTCCAGAATTATTAGAAAATGGAGATACCTTAAAGCAATTATTGGCAAGGAGCAGGTATTTACTGTTTAAGAAAAGAGGTGAATTGGACATCGTCCCAAAATCATAG
- a CDS encoding IS982 family transposase has translation MIDYSKISDIFCLVDEFCKDFDNNTHSFLLGKASKRPPVMSKSEVISICLFFHLSGFRCFKHFYLFYIQRHMQSEFPKTVSYNRFVELSQSILMPMTIFLKTCCLGICSGISFVDSTPVRVCNNKRIKRNKVFKGIAEVGKSTMGWFYGFKLHIVINDKGEILNFAITQANVDDRDPLKNENFLKSVFGKLFADKGYISEKLANILFVNDIHLITSIRNNMKNSLMTMNDKITLRKRSVIETVNDELKNICQIEHSRHRSFTNFISNMIAALIAYSFFPKKPSIKYQNANSNQILAF, from the coding sequence ATGATTGACTACTCTAAAATTAGCGATATTTTTTGTCTTGTGGATGAATTTTGCAAAGATTTCGATAACAATACACATTCCTTTCTACTGGGAAAAGCTTCTAAGCGACCACCAGTGATGTCCAAGAGTGAGGTTATATCGATTTGCCTATTCTTTCATCTTAGTGGTTTCAGGTGCTTTAAGCACTTTTATCTGTTTTATATTCAACGACACATGCAGTCCGAATTTCCAAAAACGGTTTCTTATAATCGCTTTGTTGAGCTTAGCCAAAGCATACTTATGCCGATGACCATATTTTTGAAGACCTGCTGTTTAGGTATTTGTAGCGGTATTTCATTTGTAGATTCAACCCCAGTTAGGGTATGTAACAATAAGCGAATAAAACGGAATAAGGTATTTAAGGGCATTGCAGAGGTAGGTAAATCTACAATGGGCTGGTTTTATGGATTTAAGCTCCACATTGTAATCAACGATAAAGGAGAAATTTTAAACTTTGCAATTACACAGGCAAATGTTGATGACAGAGATCCGCTCAAAAATGAAAACTTCCTGAAATCAGTATTTGGAAAACTATTCGCAGATAAGGGATATATTTCTGAGAAACTAGCCAATATATTGTTTGTCAATGATATACATCTAATTACGAGCATTCGTAACAATATGAAAAACAGCTTAATGACTATGAATGATAAGATTACTCTTAGAAAAAGATCAGTAATAGAAACGGTAAACGATGAACTAAAAAACATTTGCCAAATTGAGCATTCAAGACATAGGTCTTTTACAAATTTTATATCCAACATGATTGCCGCATTAATTGCCTATTCTTTTTTTCCTAAAAAACCTTCAATTAAATATCAAAATGCTAATTCTAATCAAATCTTAGCTTTTTGA
- a CDS encoding T9SS type A sorting domain-containing protein codes for MNFEKDFYTTAKLIDLQGKILQKRNISIADTQLTFDLKSLDAGNYLIQLEGKGTNVQKVVKE; via the coding sequence GTGAACTTTGAGAAAGACTTTTATACCACTGCAAAACTGATTGACTTACAAGGTAAAATCCTACAAAAGAGAAACATTTCAATAGCAGACACCCAATTAACATTTGATTTAAAATCTTTGGATGCTGGGAATTATTTGATTCAGTTAGAGGGCAAGGGAACGAATGTTCAAAAGGTAGTAAAGGAGTAA
- a CDS encoding DUF6804 family protein, producing the protein MINIKPYTTIKTILIALLLLCLLNLPYGLYQLFRVIFTIGFVLLAIKANEDKKQTELTIFIVLAVLFQPLLKIPLGREIWNILDVVVALGLIVNLFKTSKNETSSNI; encoded by the coding sequence ATGATTAATATTAAACCCTATACCACCATAAAAACCATTTTAATAGCTTTATTACTCCTTTGTTTATTAAACCTCCCTTATGGTTTATATCAGCTTTTTAGAGTAATATTTACTATTGGCTTTGTATTATTAGCAATTAAAGCAAATGAGGATAAAAAGCAAACGGAGTTAACAATTTTTATAGTACTGGCAGTATTGTTTCAACCTTTATTAAAGATTCCTTTAGGTAGAGAGATATGGAATATTTTAGATGTTGTTGTTGCTTTAGGATTGATTGTAAACTTATTTAAAACTTCCAAGAATGAAACCAGTTCAAATATTTAA
- a CDS encoding ISAon1 family transposase N-terminal region protein, protein MDSTLLSLILPEGLSEYFELDKVETVSDSYYIYLKERNIQPKEFTAQKLISKGFFEEISVRDFPLRGKPCFLKLKRRKWMIVETGEIVFRDWNLVAEGTKMTQEFAFFFERLFGFKPNKL, encoded by the coding sequence TTGGATTCTACCTTACTATCATTAATCTTACCCGAAGGTCTTAGCGAATACTTTGAACTGGACAAAGTAGAGACTGTATCGGATTCTTATTACATCTATCTTAAAGAAAGGAATATACAACCCAAAGAGTTCACCGCTCAAAAGTTAATTTCTAAGGGTTTTTTCGAAGAGATTTCTGTCAGAGACTTTCCCTTACGCGGAAAACCTTGTTTTTTAAAGCTTAAAAGGCGGAAATGGATGATCGTAGAGACAGGAGAAATCGTATTTAGAGATTGGAATTTGGTAGCAGAAGGGACAAAAATGACTCAGGAGTTTGCCTTTTTTTTTGAGAGACTATTTGGATTCAAGCCCAATAAGCTGTAA
- a CDS encoding P-loop NTPase fold protein, protein MEEIIVDNSSVLELFNIHLKLKDNKRVLFTAPFGSGKSYFLNEFFENSQEYLKITLFPVDYSVASNEDIFELIKFDIFDYLIDHYFEELDLKKDDFSNLLLAQSFVSSKLNLFPFLSSLSKFFPKIEGLVDIIKDTKELINDFKRFKKDVEEGEVEQLLKFMTSIEYKKGSYKERDEFTVLIQDFLKRIKVKRENKEFVLVIDDLDRLDPDHTFRLFNIFTAHHDSKSDTNKFGFDKVIFVCDIPNIEHMFHHKFGAKSNFEGYIDKFYSYKPYFFNHKQYLKEKISDYLDSSFIENSNTKHRKINKDSNFFSDILRLTYKFIDKDILRIRNLKKLTDFSIPDCEIKVKGRSYHVSNFPLLIMTNIMCQFFPRIEDFVRIIGDLSDNYSSNYGTSREVIWNHDYFLISYSIPFFIEIRDIRKNIKITEDLIIGVDNEFGERIFLVYDVKEDWETDSLSFYFKKAVNNTGIIIGKISESEVYINPNPFHVFKKALEICIDNGYIYNDNKY, encoded by the coding sequence ATGGAAGAAATAATTGTTGACAATTCTTCAGTACTTGAGCTGTTTAATATTCATTTGAAGCTAAAAGATAATAAAAGAGTATTATTTACTGCGCCATTTGGAAGTGGAAAATCATATTTCCTAAACGAATTTTTCGAGAATAGTCAAGAATATCTTAAAATAACTTTATTTCCAGTGGATTATTCTGTGGCCTCTAACGAGGATATATTTGAACTAATAAAGTTCGATATTTTTGATTACTTAATTGACCATTATTTTGAAGAACTAGATCTGAAAAAGGATGATTTTTCAAACTTATTACTGGCTCAAAGCTTTGTGAGTAGTAAACTAAACTTGTTTCCATTTCTAAGTTCACTTAGTAAGTTCTTTCCTAAAATAGAGGGTTTAGTAGATATTATTAAGGACACAAAGGAATTGATTAATGATTTCAAACGCTTTAAAAAAGATGTTGAAGAAGGTGAGGTAGAACAGTTATTAAAATTTATGACCTCAATAGAATATAAAAAGGGTTCATATAAAGAGCGAGATGAGTTTACTGTCCTTATCCAAGACTTTTTAAAAAGAATAAAGGTTAAAAGAGAGAATAAAGAATTTGTGTTAGTAATTGACGATTTAGATAGGTTAGATCCGGATCACACCTTTAGGTTATTTAATATTTTTACTGCTCATCATGACAGTAAAAGTGATACCAATAAGTTTGGATTTGATAAAGTTATTTTTGTATGCGATATTCCAAACATAGAACATATGTTCCATCATAAATTTGGAGCTAAATCAAATTTTGAAGGATATATAGATAAGTTTTATTCTTATAAGCCATATTTTTTTAATCACAAGCAGTATTTAAAAGAAAAAATTTCCGATTATCTGGATAGTTCTTTCATAGAAAATAGCAACACAAAGCATAGAAAGATAAATAAGGATAGCAATTTTTTTAGTGATATTTTAAGATTAACTTATAAATTCATAGATAAAGATATTCTTCGGATTAGGAACTTGAAAAAGCTTACTGATTTTTCTATTCCTGATTGTGAAATAAAGGTAAAGGGAAGAAGCTATCATGTTAGCAATTTTCCTCTATTAATCATGACCAATATAATGTGTCAGTTTTTTCCTAGAATTGAAGATTTTGTCAGAATCATTGGTGATTTAAGTGATAACTATAGTTCTAACTATGGAACTAGTAGAGAAGTAATTTGGAATCATGATTATTTTTTAATTTCCTACTCTATCCCCTTTTTTATTGAAATAAGAGATATAAGAAAGAATATTAAGATAACTGAGGATTTAATAATAGGCGTGGATAATGAATTTGGAGAGAGGATTTTTCTGGTTTATGATGTTAAAGAGGATTGGGAAACTGATAGTTTATCTTTCTATTTCAAAAAGGCAGTCAATAATACTGGGATAATTATTGGTAAGATTTCTGAATCAGAAGTTTATATTAATCCGAATCCATTTCACGTATTCAAAAAAGCTCTGGAAATATGTATTGATAATGGTTACATATATAATGATAATAAGTATTAG
- a CDS encoding transposase, protein MFKRYPDLQKAYEISQELSSIFSRSKDRRIAFKKLAIWYNKIEKLGYKPFNTIARTIQNNYETILNYFDNRSTNASAESFNAKIKAFRSQFRGVRNVKFFLFRLAKIYA, encoded by the coding sequence TTGTTTAAACGATATCCAGATTTACAGAAAGCCTATGAAATCTCCCAGGAGTTGTCCTCTATATTTAGCCGTTCAAAAGACAGAAGAATAGCTTTCAAAAAGTTGGCAATATGGTATAATAAGATAGAAAAACTAGGTTATAAACCCTTCAATACCATAGCTAGAACCATTCAGAACAATTATGAAACCATATTGAACTATTTTGATAACAGAAGCACAAATGCATCCGCAGAATCTTTCAATGCCAAGATAAAAGCTTTCAGATCGCAGTTCAGAGGCGTAAGAAATGTGAAGTTCTTCCTCTTTAGACTAGCTAAAATATACGCTTAA
- a CDS encoding AAA family ATPase, which yields MEIRKAERKRAKIKMALQGSAGSGKTFSALLIAHGISTDWSKIVVIDLENNSADLYSHFGHYNVLPLEQPYSPEKCIQALELCEQAGMEVIIIDGLTPCWEYLLDLHANMSGNSFTNWSKITPRQNALVNKILSIQSHVISTIRVKQDYVLNNKDGKIVPEKVGLKAIQRDGLDYEFTIVLDIDNKHHAVASKDRTTLFMGKPEFTISRKTGEDILKWCNEGIDDTSNILELIKNANSIEVLKDIYFSYPDYQNSLSKAFASRKEALNKLEPFNQKT from the coding sequence ATGGAAATTAGAAAAGCAGAAAGAAAAAGAGCCAAAATTAAAATGGCTTTACAAGGGAGTGCTGGTTCTGGTAAAACATTTAGCGCTTTATTAATAGCTCATGGTATCTCTACTGATTGGTCTAAAATTGTTGTTATTGATTTAGAAAATAATAGTGCTGATCTGTATTCACACTTTGGACACTATAATGTATTACCATTAGAACAACCTTATTCGCCAGAGAAATGTATTCAAGCATTAGAACTATGTGAGCAGGCAGGTATGGAAGTAATCATCATTGATGGTTTAACACCATGTTGGGAATATCTTTTGGATTTACATGCCAATATGAGTGGTAATTCATTTACAAATTGGTCTAAAATTACTCCCAGACAAAATGCTTTGGTAAATAAGATATTATCTATTCAATCTCATGTGATTAGCACCATCAGGGTAAAACAAGACTACGTACTAAATAATAAGGATGGTAAAATAGTTCCTGAAAAAGTAGGGCTTAAAGCCATTCAAAGAGATGGATTAGATTATGAATTCACTATAGTGCTAGACATTGATAATAAACATCATGCAGTAGCTTCTAAAGACAGAACAACCCTATTTATGGGTAAACCTGAATTTACAATTAGCAGAAAAACTGGAGAAGATATTTTAAAATGGTGTAATGAAGGTATTGATGATACTAGCAATATTTTAGAACTCATTAAAAACGCCAATTCCATTGAAGTATTAAAGGATATATATTTCTCCTATCCTGATTATCAAAATAGCCTATCAAAAGCATTTGCTAGTAGAAAAGAAGCACTTAATAAACTTGAACCCTTTAACCAAAAAACTTAA
- a CDS encoding DUF3871 family protein: protein MELLTINPPPILKQSSQKSFIVANTLASSYQEIRNNHIIPVFIKDNEPVISHADFIDVSNEIVHHVFQNETILSPSIRLSHPIKGRVPEAKNKPANQLLEEEKTIYYERMAFVIEVPTIRDTVSGNQLNLTIGGVKSYNLDNLYSKKGTDEHFKIFIGFENKVCTNMCVWSDGFIADLKVRSIHELTDAILNLITNYNAKQHLDNLNKFTNYTLTENQFAELIGKCRMYNYLPQNAKQEIQQLLFGDTQINSVAKDYYNDKSFCRSANGDIDLWRFYNLLTGANKSSYIDTFLDRGLNAYEFTNSIVNALESPKSNWFLN, encoded by the coding sequence ATGGAACTATTAACAATTAATCCTCCTCCAATATTAAAACAATCTTCACAGAAATCTTTCATTGTTGCAAATACCCTTGCATCTTCTTATCAGGAAATAAGAAATAATCATATTATCCCTGTATTCATTAAAGATAATGAGCCTGTTATATCACATGCAGATTTTATTGATGTTAGTAATGAGATTGTACATCATGTATTCCAAAATGAAACCATTTTAAGCCCTTCTATAAGGTTAAGTCATCCAATTAAAGGCAGAGTTCCAGAAGCTAAAAATAAGCCTGCTAATCAATTATTAGAAGAGGAAAAAACCATTTATTATGAAAGAATGGCTTTTGTTATTGAAGTACCTACCATAAGAGATACAGTTTCAGGAAATCAATTAAACCTGACTATAGGAGGTGTAAAATCTTATAATTTGGATAACCTCTACAGCAAAAAAGGGACAGATGAACATTTCAAAATCTTCATTGGGTTTGAAAATAAAGTATGTACCAATATGTGTGTATGGTCTGATGGCTTTATAGCAGATTTAAAGGTAAGGAGTATACATGAACTTACAGATGCTATTTTAAATCTGATTACCAACTATAATGCAAAACAGCATTTAGATAATCTGAATAAGTTTACCAATTACACTTTAACAGAAAATCAGTTTGCAGAACTAATTGGAAAATGTAGAATGTACAACTATCTACCACAAAATGCTAAACAGGAAATTCAACAGTTACTGTTTGGAGATACCCAAATTAATTCTGTAGCTAAAGACTATTATAATGATAAAAGTTTCTGCAGATCTGCTAATGGAGATATTGATTTATGGAGGTTTTATAACCTTTTAACAGGAGCTAATAAGAGCAGTTATATTGATACTTTTTTAGATAGAGGACTGAATGCTTATGAGTTTACCAATTCTATTGTAAACGCTTTAGAATCGCCCAAAAGTAACTGGTTTTTAAATTAA